The Prosthecochloris marina DNA window AGGAGTCGTATCTGCCTGTCTTTTTCGTTCAGCATATCCTTCAATACATCCACTTCCGCGAACCTTTTCCTGCCGCTCTTATCGGAATCACTTGTATTACCAGGAAACATGGGAGCACGTTTTCGTTTGTTGCTTTAAGACCGGGACCCTTAGATATCCCTCTCATTACAATGCAGATAAGCCTTGCGTTTCTGTATTTCCTGATGATACAATTGAAGATAGTACTCGCTCTTCCCCTGAACCCCCATCCGTACAGCTTCAGGTGAAACCTTTTTTCCCCTCCGGACTGATTCTTTTTCGGCAATAGCTTTCCATATCCCTTTCCAAGGAAGTTTTCGATGATCGATCCTTACTTCTTGTCCTTCCATATTTTTCGGTTTATTTTTCTTTATTTCTGTTTCCTACTGTTAACCATTTTCCGCTACAGCGGAAATATACAAAAAAAATTCATCATGGCGGATAAAAGCACCCATTTCGGGAAATGCTTAAAGCACATCCGTAAGTCAGAACATCTTACGCTTCAAAGTCTTGCAGATAAGCTCGGTATATCGAAAAGTTTTATCAGCGAAGTGGAACGGGGAGAAAAGGAGCCCGGGTACAAGCTCATAAAATCGCTAAAGCGGACATATCCCGAATTGAACCTCAACTATTTGATCGGAGAAGAGGGTGCGTCAGATGGAACAGAGCGGCTCGATATTCTGGAACGACGTGTAAACCATCTTTTGGGACTTGTCCAGGAATACCCGATAAAATACGGATTTCAGGACATCGTCCGAATCCCACTTGGTGGCAAGGAAAAGCAGGAATACATAACACTCCCGGTCACACTTGTCAAATACAACAACTCTCTTGCGTTCTACTGCACAAAAGATCTCCCTCCCCGGATCACAAAGGGAAATATCGTGATAGCAGCACCTGAAATCGAGCTGAAAGACCAGGAACTTGTCTTACTGTCGAGCGATAACCGCCAATTCCTTGCCCAAGCACACCGTAATGAGAAAAACATCCTGTTGACCGATGACACCGGTCAGGAAATCTCAATGGAAAATCCGCATGATGAGAAGAAAATTCTCGGTATCGTGTACATGATCATCAAAACGCTTCATTGAAACCGCTTCCATCTCCATGATCGGAGAAACGATTCAACGAAAACAACAATCGACTTGCCTGCACACTGCTTTTTTTTGTATAATGTTTTTTTTGGTTTTCTGCACGAATATATTCCTGTTAAGTTGTTAAGTAAATACATCTCGGGAAAAACCGTTTTGAAGCAAACACTATCTCGCTTTTTTACCAGCCGGAGCTCCATGCCCTTTCCCAAATACCCAATTCGCGCTTTTCATACATGTGAGGGGGATAATCCCTTTTTGTCAACTTAAAATCTGGTATAATGGCTAAGGAACGAAAAAAATCAAGTCAAAAAACAGCCGATCAAGAGTCAATCAGTTCAGTTTTGTCGGAAAAAAGAAAATTTTCCCCTCCTCCCGATTTTTCAGAAAAAGCCCACATCTCCTCGATGGAGGAATATGAAAAGCTCTATGCTGAAGCCGCTGAAGATCCTGAACAATACTGGGAAGGGATAGCCGAAAGCTTTTACTGGGACAAAAAATGGGACAGCGTCCTTGAGTGGGAATCTCCTTACGCAAAGTGGTTCAACGGCGGTACTACAAACATCTGTTACAACGCCGTCGACCGGCACGTAAAAAGCTGGCGGAAAAACAAGGCAGCGATCATCTGGGAAGGTGAAGAAGGCGAACAGCGCGTCCTCACCTATGGAGAGTTGCACCGTCAGGTCAGCAAGTTTGCCAATGTTTTGAAAATAGCCGGCATCAAACCCGGTGACAGGGTCGCCATCTATATGGGCATGGTTCCGGAACTGGCCATTGCAGTTCTCGCCTGTGCGCGCGTTGGTGCAGTTCATAACGTTATTTTTGCCGGTTTCTCCGCTCACGCCATTACCGAAAGGGTAAATGATTCGAGAGCGAAACTCATTATCTGCGCGGACGGAACAAAACGGCGAGGCAAAACCATCAACCTCAAGGGAATTGTCGACGAAGCAATAGTCGATACTCCTTCGGTTCGTAGCGTCATCGTTCTCAAAGTCACCAATGAAGACGTGCACATGCATGATGGTATGGACCACTGGTGGCATGATCTCATGGGGCTCGCTCTCGACCATAACGACCCCGATTTTGTAGATGCCGAACACCCTCTTTTCATTCTCTACACAAGCGGCTCGACAGGCAAACCGAAAGGAATCCTCCATACCACAGGCGGCTACATGGTCCATGCCGCAAATTCCTTCAAATATGTTTTCGACATCAAGGACGACGACATCTACTGGTGTACCGCCGATGTGGGCTGGATCACAGGGCACAGCTACCTGGTTTACGGTCCTTTGCTGAACGGGGCTACCATCATGATGTACGAAGGTGCTCCGAACTATCCGCAGTGGGATCGTTTTTGGGATATCGTCAACCGTCACAAAATAACGATACTGTATACCGCACCAACCGCAATTCGTGCATTTATCCGGGCAGGAGACGAGTGGGTCACCAAACATGACCTGAGTTCGCTGCGGCTACTCGGCACGGTAGGCGAACCGATCAACCCGAAAGCCTGGATGTGGTACCACACGGTGATCGGCAAAGAAAAATGTCCGATAGTCGACACGTGGTGGCAAACGGAAACAGGCGGTATACTTGTTTCACCTCTTCCCGGCGCAACCCCGACCAAACCGGGTACGGCGACAAGACCACTTCCGGGAATCATGGTCGATGTCGTCCGCAAAGACGGTTCATCCTGCAAACCCAACGAAGGTGGTTACCTGGTCATCAAAAAACCCTGGCCATCGATGCTTCGCACCATTTACGGTGACAACAAACGCTATGAAGAAACCTACTGGTCGGAGTTCAAGGATATGTACTTTACCGGTGACGGCGCCCGCAAGGATGAAGACGGTTACATCTGGATCATGGGACGAGTCGATGACGTCGTCAACGTTTCAGGACATCGCCTCGGCACCAGTGAGGTGGAGAGCGCCCTGGTAGCCCATGAAGCTGTTGCCGAAGCGGCAGTCGTAAGCCGTCCTGACGAAATCAAGGGTAACGCACTCATTGCATTCGTCACGCTCAAGGACGAATACGAAGGAGACATGAAACTCCGCGAAGATCTCCGCAACCATGTTTCCAGAGAAATCGGCCCTATCGCCAAACCCGATGAAATACGGTGGGCAAAAGGGTTACCTAAAACAAGGAGCGGCAAGATCATGCGGCGCTTGCTCCGCGAGCTTGCTTCGACAAAAGAAATCAAGGGTGATGTCACAACGCTCGAAGATTTCGGAGTGCTGGAGCAACTCCGAGAACAGGAGGAAGAAGACTGACAAGCTCTTTTGTCTTCAATTCGAAAATACGAGGCTGCCCCAAAAGGGCAGCCTCTTGTATTTTGAGCAGGCACTCGTTTTCAAAGCCTCTATTTCACAGGTCAGCATGGCCCTCCTCTCCCTGTCATCTCCGGGCACCTCTCCCTGTCATCCTCGGGCAAACGAAGCGCGACCCGGGGATCCATGAGCATTCCTGTTTTTCACCATGGATGCCGCATCACGTGCGGCATGACTTCTCTTTTCCAGTCATCCTCGGGCTTGACCCGGGGATCCATCTTCTTCTGAAAGTCTCCATGGATGCCACTTCACGTCCAGCTTGACTCCTTTCGCCCAGCCATTCTCCAGCATGGCCCTCCTCTCCCGGTCATCCCCGGGCAAGCGAAGCGCGACCTGGGGATCCATGAGCGTCCCTGTTTTTCACCATGGATGCCGCATCACGTGCGGCATGACTTCTCTTTTCCAGTCATCTTCGGGCTTGAACCGGGGATCCATCTTCTTCTGAAAGCCTTCATGGATGCCACTTCACGTCCAGCTTGACTCCTTTCGCCCAGCCATTTTCCAGCATGGCTCTCCTCTCCCTGTCATCCTCGGGCAAACGAAGCGCAACCCGGGGATCCATGAGCATTCCTCCGGTTCTCCATGGATGCCGCATCGAGTGCGGCATGACTTCTCTTTTCCAGTCATCCTCGGGCTTGACCCGTGGATCCATCTTCTTCTGAAAGTCTCCATGGATGCCGCATCAAGTGCGGCATGACTTTGGGGAGGAATGGATGCCACATCGAGGGCGGCATGACTTTGAGGAAGATTGGCTGCCGGATCACTCGGTATAATAAACAAATAACATTATACAGGGCGGTCATGACTTCAGAAGTTTTGATGCCGTATTCCGGTGAAATCCGAACCTCTCTTTCACCGTTCGTGGAATTGGATGTTGACTGACAATCATGAGGCCGTCTCGGTTTTGTTTCTGAGACAGCCTCTTTTTTTATATTTTCTTATAGCACATGAAAACAAAACACCCCTCTCATGAAACACCGTCTCTGCATCATTGTGCTCTTCTTCGGCTTCAGCTTCGCATTCTCCGGATGTTCTGCTGATAAAGGGGAAACAGAACCGGAAAAAACATTGTCACAGACACAACGGCAAACGCTTATCGAACCCTGTGAGCTCATCACGAAATCCGATGCGGAATCGCTACTTGGTGAACCCGTCAAAGCAGCCGAAAAGAGTGAACAAAAGGTCGTAGGTATGAAACTCTGCATGTATAACCCCGCCGACGAAACCTCCGAGTCATTTCTCCAGGTAATGCTTACCCAAAAAGCGTTCATGAAACCCGACGGTATCCCACCTTCAGCTATCTTCCACTCCATCAGAGAAGCCCAGAGCGAAGGAAGAACCGACCTTGAAGGATTTGGAGATGAAGCATTTATTGCAACCGGAGGACTCTATATCCTTATTGATGAATATTACATTTCCATCGGGGCAGGAAACACCGACCGTCCTCAAATCCGGGAGCGCTTGAAAGCAGCCGGAAAAACAGCAGTTGATAACCTCGCAACCTTGCGATAACCAAAAACACGGAACCTGTACCCATGTTCAGTGGAAAATATATACGGCTGCGCCGGCTCGAGGGAAATGATGCGGATATTATTTTTTCACACTGGAACAACTACGAACTCCGCCAATACCTTCCCTCACCCTTACCCTCTTCGAAGGATGACCTGACAGAACTTGTCCGGGTAAAAGACAAAAGCTTCAGGGAACGGAGCGAATTTTTCTTCGGTATAGAGGAATGTTGTACCAGCAAGGAACTTATCGGCATCGTAAACCTTGAATCGATAAGCTGGGTAAGCCGGCATGCGTTTATCGGGTCCTTCTGTATTTTTAAACCCTCACTGAGAGGAAAAGGATACGGCAAGGACACCATGCTGACCCTTCTTGACTTCGCATTCAACGTTATCGACCTTCATGTCATCGCACTTATGGTAGAATCACACAATAAGCAAGCGATAGGCCTTTATGAAGACTGTTGTTTCACGAACCGGGGAACAATGCGCGAGCTTGTGTACCGCAATGGCAAGCGGTGTGATGTAACGATGATGGACGTGTTGAAAAAAGATTTCATCGACCGTTACGGGATTCTGCCGAAAGGAGAGAATGTTTTTTAATCCCGATGGAATTGTTGAGTTGCTGAGCTGTTACAACGTATAGGTCCTATAAGTCCCATAGGATCTATAACACAGAATGAAGAAAAAGATCCTTTAAAAAAAGGCTCCTCTTTTCATTATCGCGAGCGTCATCATTACTGCGTTGGGCACCGCTCAAAATGGATATTTTGTTCAAGATCAAGGCGTGTTCACAAGCCGAAGCGGAGCGTATGTTTAAATACGTGAGCATCGGAAGTGTGAACAGAACGCAGAGGTTGGGCAAAAGATCTGTTTTGAGCGGCGCCCTAAGGTTTGCAGACCTTACAGGGCCTGTAGCCCGCTTCAACAGCACTCTGCCTTGTGTGGAATACCGCTGTGCATTTCGAGCAGTTGTAGTGGCGGCAGCCGACCCGGTGAAAAACTTTGCTCGCTGTATTACCATGAAAAACAGATGCCCCGCTTTCAGCGGCAATGAACGCCGGCATGGCCAGTATCAATAGTACCAACCATGCGGCTATAGCACCAGCGTTGCGTTTTCCATTCATCTCACAGCCTTTTTCCAATGACCGGAACAGAAGAGCGTTACAGGTTCAAATTCCAGATCGTGAACGTAAGGTACGATGCAAAGCTAACCCACAGCAAGTAGGGAATCAGAAGATAGGCTGCGGTTGTGGAAATAACACCAAAGAGTATGATCGTCAGCACTATCGACAACCAGAGAGCGACAATCTCCAAAAACCCCCCAAAAGGTGACTGCAAACCGAAAAACACCGCCGACCATGCGAAATTCAGGTAAAGTTGAACGAAGAAAACAATCAGCGCAGCCACTACCCCCGGTTTATCGAGCCCATCCTTGATAACCAGGAAAAGAGACACGCCCATAAGAATAAAAAGCACCGTCCATACGGGAGCGAAAAGCCAATCAGGAGGATTCCATGATGGCTTCTTCAACACAGAATAATACCACTCCGCCCCCAATTGCGGGGTAAACGCGCTGCCTGCAAAACCAATGAGCAAACAAAGACCGATACAGGCAATGAGTACAACCGGATTTAGATTCATAAGAGTATTGGTTTGGTTCTTCTGGGATACTGCCGATCAATGTATTTCCCTATGTAAGCATAAAATAGAGCAATAAGTTTCAACAGAAGAAAAGAGAATTCCCCCGAAAACACCCTGGCAAAGATATTCGTCAATAGCCGTGACATAATGTATATTGTCACGCGCCGGAGAGGGAATCCAGCCAATTCCTGAAAAAAGACAAGCCAATAAACTCGTAATGATAGTATCATGAGCAGAGAGCTTGAAACAGCCATAAACGCAGCAAAAGAAGCAGGCAGCATCGCCGTTCAAACATTTGGTAAACTCGATTTGACAAAGATACACCCAAAGGACTACAAGGATTTCGTCACCGAAGTCGACAACGCCTGCGAAGAAAGGATTGCTTCGGCTATTACTTCAGCGTTTCCGGATGACAGCATGTTGTGTGAGGAAGGCAGTACTGCAAACGGCACTTCCGGCAGAAAATGGATTGTCGACCCTCTCGACGGTACCTTGAACTTCATTCACTCCTTTCCCGTTTTCTCAATCAGCATCGCTCTTTGCGACAGCCATAACGATCTTGTCACCGGAGTTGTCTACCAGCCCGTTCTCGATGAACTCTTCACTGCAGAAAAAGGAAAAGGGGCCTGTTTGAACGGCAACCCCATTCATGTGTCCACGCGCAACGACCCCGAACACTTTCTCATCGCTACCGGTATCCCCTTCAAGGAATACCATTATCTCGAGTCATATGTCTCGATGCTTAAAGATGTCATTCATGATTCAGCCGGCATCCGAAGGGCGGGCTCTGCGGCGATAGACCTTGCCTACACTGCCTGCGGCAGGTTCGACGCGTTTTGGGAGTACAAGCTCTTTCCCTGGGACTATTCCGCCGGAGTGCTTCTTGTAAGAGAAGCCGGTGGAATTGTCACCAGCTTCAGCGGTAACAGCGACGTCAGTGCACACCACAGCATCGTCGCCGGAAGCCCTGTCACCCATCCGCTCATTCTTGAAAAAGCGAAGAAATATTTTCAGGAACACCTTTGATGTGCTGAGTGACGAGTGACGAGTGACGAGTGACGAGTGACGAGTGACGAGTGACGAGTGACGAGTGACGAGTGACGAGTGACGAGTGACGAGTGACGAGTGACGAGTGACGAGTGACGAGTGACGAGTGACGAGTGACGAGTGACGAGTGACGAGTGACGAGTGACGAGTGCTACGGTGAAGATAGAAAATGTCATCCTCGGGCAAGCGGAGCGCGACCCGGGGATCCATCTTTCAATGAACGTCACCACGCATGCCGCATCGAGTGCGGCATGACTTCCCGCCATTCCCGATTACCCATTATCCATTTGCCTACGGGCCCACCCCCCTGCCTTGTCACCCGATTATTTGAATGGTTGTACAGCTTTGTTATCTTAGGGGTCATGCTCAGGCATCTGAAGTACGAAACTTGTCAGGATGTCTGTTTTTTGGCATTGTATTTCGTTCACACATTTCCGGTTCAAACTTTCGGCCGGATCAACAGTCAGGAAATGCTCATTCATCAAAGAACACTTGGAAAAGAAATATCTCTTCAAGGTACCGGCTTGCATACCGGCCAGGACTGCATGATAACCTTCAAGCCTGCACCTGTAGATTACGGTTACCGGTTTGTAAGAACCGATATTGAAAACTGCCCCGAAATACCGGCGGTAATCGATAATGTCGTTGATGTCTGCAGAGGCACAACCATTGAATTCGAAGGCAACAAGATAAATACAACCGAACATGTGCTCGCCGCTCTTTACGGGCTGCAGATAGATAACTGCCGGATCGAAATCGACGGTCCCGAACCCCCTGTCATGGACGGCAGTTCGATACACTTTGCCGAAGCTCTTTTTTCTGCAGGCCTTGTCGAACAGGAAGAACCGAAAAACTATCTGGTCATCGATGAAACGATAGAGTATCATGATTCTGAAAAAAATGTTGACATTGTAGCTCTGCCGCTTGACAGTTTCAGAACCACCGTGATGGTCGACTATAAAAATCCGGCTCTTGGATCCCAGCATTCAGGACTTTTCGACCTCGAAACCGAGTTTCTGAAAGATTTCGCACCCTGTCGCACATTCTGTTTTCTCAGTGAGGTCGAAGCTCTTGCAAATATCGGAATCATCAGAGGGGGGGATCTCGATAACGCAATCGTTATCGTGGATAAAAAATTATCCGATAGCGAATTGAAAACGCTAGCCAACAAAATCGGTGTAGACAGCTCCCAACTTACCCTTGGGGAAAACGGCATTCTCAATAACCGAGAACTGCACTTTAAAAACGAGCCTGCGCGCCATAAGCTGCTCGATCTTATCGGCGATATAGCATTGCTCGGCATGCCCTTAAAAGCGCAAGTGCTTGCTGCAAGACCCGGGCACGCTTCAAATGTCGAATTTGTCAAACAGTTGAAAAAATATGCCGATCGAAACAAACTGGCCCGCAAGTTTCAGCACGAAAAAAAATCCGGTGTCATTTTCGATATCAATGCCATTCAGAAAATTCTCCCTCATCGATACCCTTTTCTCCTGATCGATAAAATCGTTGAATTCAAACTGGACGAAAAAATAGTATCGGTCAAGAACGTCACGATGAATGAGCAATTTTTTCAGGGGCATTTCCCCGGAAATCCCATCATGCCCGGCGTGCTGATTGTCGAAGCCATGGCACAGACCGGTGGCATCATGATGCTCAATGGTAACGACAACATCAACGACATGCAGGTATATTTCATGGGCATCGACAAAGCACGGTTCCGGAAACCTGTTATTCCGGGCGATACTCTGGTTATCGAAGCGATCATGAAAAGCCGGCGCCGCAGTGTCTGCCAGTTCGAAGCGAAAGCTTACGTTCGCGGCGACCTTGTTTGTGAAGCATCACTCATGGCTACTGTCGTGGAAAAAAACAACTGAAGAGAGCCTTCATATGCAGGGGATCAGGATTCGAGGCTGGAATCTCTCCCCTGCTGAATACGGTAAAACCGCAGGCAGTACTGTATAAAAGAAATAAACAGCATTACAACCGAGAGGTACATAAAAACCTCCTGTACGGGATATCGGTCAAAAAAAGGATGAGGCCAGACCATGGTGAAAAACATCATGGAAACAAAACCAACCGCCCACTTGCCAGGCCATAGTGACGTTGTAATGACTTTGTGATGATGTTTTACGTATGCCGCCCCAAGGAAAATCAGTAAATCCCT harbors:
- a CDS encoding TspO/MBR family protein, whose amino-acid sequence is MNLNPVVLIACIGLCLLIGFAGSAFTPQLGAEWYYSVLKKPSWNPPDWLFAPVWTVLFILMGVSLFLVIKDGLDKPGVVAALIVFFVQLYLNFAWSAVFFGLQSPFGGFLEIVALWLSIVLTIILFGVISTTAAYLLIPYLLWVSFASYLTFTIWNLNL
- a CDS encoding inositol monophosphatase family protein, whose amino-acid sequence is MSRELETAINAAKEAGSIAVQTFGKLDLTKIHPKDYKDFVTEVDNACEERIASAITSAFPDDSMLCEEGSTANGTSGRKWIVDPLDGTLNFIHSFPVFSISIALCDSHNDLVTGVVYQPVLDELFTAEKGKGACLNGNPIHVSTRNDPEHFLIATGIPFKEYHYLESYVSMLKDVIHDSAGIRRAGSAAIDLAYTACGRFDAFWEYKLFPWDYSAGVLLVREAGGIVTSFSGNSDVSAHHSIVAGSPVTHPLILEKAKKYFQEHL
- a CDS encoding Ada metal-binding domain-containing protein → MNGKRNAGAIAAWLVLLILAMPAFIAAESGASVFHGNTASKVFHRVGCRHYNCSKCTAVFHTRQSAVEAGYRPCKVCKP
- a CDS encoding bifunctional UDP-3-O-[3-hydroxymyristoyl] N-acetylglucosamine deacetylase/3-hydroxyacyl-ACP dehydratase; this encodes MLIHQRTLGKEISLQGTGLHTGQDCMITFKPAPVDYGYRFVRTDIENCPEIPAVIDNVVDVCRGTTIEFEGNKINTTEHVLAALYGLQIDNCRIEIDGPEPPVMDGSSIHFAEALFSAGLVEQEEPKNYLVIDETIEYHDSEKNVDIVALPLDSFRTTVMVDYKNPALGSQHSGLFDLETEFLKDFAPCRTFCFLSEVEALANIGIIRGGDLDNAIVIVDKKLSDSELKTLANKIGVDSSQLTLGENGILNNRELHFKNEPARHKLLDLIGDIALLGMPLKAQVLAARPGHASNVEFVKQLKKYADRNKLARKFQHEKKSGVIFDINAIQKILPHRYPFLLIDKIVEFKLDEKIVSVKNVTMNEQFFQGHFPGNPIMPGVLIVEAMAQTGGIMMLNGNDNINDMQVYFMGIDKARFRKPVIPGDTLVIEAIMKSRRRSVCQFEAKAYVRGDLVCEASLMATVVEKNN
- the acs gene encoding acetate--CoA ligase translates to MAKERKKSSQKTADQESISSVLSEKRKFSPPPDFSEKAHISSMEEYEKLYAEAAEDPEQYWEGIAESFYWDKKWDSVLEWESPYAKWFNGGTTNICYNAVDRHVKSWRKNKAAIIWEGEEGEQRVLTYGELHRQVSKFANVLKIAGIKPGDRVAIYMGMVPELAIAVLACARVGAVHNVIFAGFSAHAITERVNDSRAKLIICADGTKRRGKTINLKGIVDEAIVDTPSVRSVIVLKVTNEDVHMHDGMDHWWHDLMGLALDHNDPDFVDAEHPLFILYTSGSTGKPKGILHTTGGYMVHAANSFKYVFDIKDDDIYWCTADVGWITGHSYLVYGPLLNGATIMMYEGAPNYPQWDRFWDIVNRHKITILYTAPTAIRAFIRAGDEWVTKHDLSSLRLLGTVGEPINPKAWMWYHTVIGKEKCPIVDTWWQTETGGILVSPLPGATPTKPGTATRPLPGIMVDVVRKDGSSCKPNEGGYLVIKKPWPSMLRTIYGDNKRYEETYWSEFKDMYFTGDGARKDEDGYIWIMGRVDDVVNVSGHRLGTSEVESALVAHEAVAEAAVVSRPDEIKGNALIAFVTLKDEYEGDMKLREDLRNHVSREIGPIAKPDEIRWAKGLPKTRSGKIMRRLLRELASTKEIKGDVTTLEDFGVLEQLREQEEED
- a CDS encoding GNAT family N-acetyltransferase, which codes for MFSGKYIRLRRLEGNDADIIFSHWNNYELRQYLPSPLPSSKDDLTELVRVKDKSFRERSEFFFGIEECCTSKELIGIVNLESISWVSRHAFIGSFCIFKPSLRGKGYGKDTMLTLLDFAFNVIDLHVIALMVESHNKQAIGLYEDCCFTNRGTMRELVYRNGKRCDVTMMDVLKKDFIDRYGILPKGENVF
- a CDS encoding helix-turn-helix domain-containing protein; amino-acid sequence: MADKSTHFGKCLKHIRKSEHLTLQSLADKLGISKSFISEVERGEKEPGYKLIKSLKRTYPELNLNYLIGEEGASDGTERLDILERRVNHLLGLVQEYPIKYGFQDIVRIPLGGKEKQEYITLPVTLVKYNNSLAFYCTKDLPPRITKGNIVIAAPEIELKDQELVLLSSDNRQFLAQAHRNEKNILLTDDTGQEISMENPHDEKKILGIVYMIIKTLH